CAACAACCTTCTCGGTAAGCACACACATCAAGTTCAGTCCCTCCTCAGTGTCATACCAAATACGAATATAGGAAATATGTAAGAACATagaaagggaaagaagaataaCAACCAAAGCATCTTCCCAATAAACATTTGCAAAGTAAAAACACAAACAAGCATTTTTTTTTCTTGAACTTCTGTATCAAGCATAGGAACGAAACATGCATCTCCATTTCAATGTACACAAAATTCAGTTGGATTCAGACTCCAAAATCTACGAGTCATTCTTCCTACAGAGTAGAAACAGAACCTATCCACACAATCATAACACATTTTTAACTCTTAAACTTAGCAACCAGTAACTCATGCAGAGTATTTCTTCAGAGCTCTATCCAGCCTGACATCAAAGGGAGTCGAGTACGGCTTCAGTTTTCTATCCTGCAACAGATAATAAAAGATAAGTACATCATTCCAGAATATCGATAACTATATTACCTCATTGACTTGCATGTTTACTGTACCTCTCTGTATTTGCTTGTTGTGTTGGGGATTCCGTTAGATCCTGAATCAAGTCTAGAAGAACCATTCGCACCACCCTTGTTGTCGGAAGAAGACTGGGCACTGGCAACTCTAGAAGAACCATCCGCACCACCCTGTTCCTCCTCACTCTTGTTGTCGGAAGAAGACTGGGCACTGGCCCTCCCCTTTGGCAATTCAGACTCCACTGCTTTTTTGGTTCCTTTGACTTCTCTATCCTCACCCCCATTCACCGCGGTCGCAACTGGCAGATTCCCTGCCAGCTCTCTTGGCACAGGCAATTCATTTTCCTTTTCTACCACCATGTTGTCTTCCTCAGGAACGTTATTCCTTGCCCTAGTCCTTCCAACCCTTCCTCGGCCCCTTCCAGACCTCATCACTGCCACCACATCCTTTTTCCCGGCAACACGGCGCTTCACCACAGCAGCCCTCTTCCGCTCCCCACGGTGCGTCACCATGGTGACATCCTCATCATTCTCTAGTTCAGGGTGCTCCATGGCTTTCTGCCCCCCGTGGTGAGACGCTTCTGTAGCCTCCTCCATCTCTTCAGTGGGCTTGGCTGCAGCCGCATAAGAGATATTGTTAGCAGCAAGCTTAGCAACGGCCCTCCTCTTTGGTAATTTCTCCTCCAACGGCTTTGCAGTTCTTTTGACCTCTCCATCCACAGCTGCTGCATTATCCCCCTTCTTCACCGTCGTCGAAGTCGGTGGCTTCCCTGTGCGTGCTCTTGACGCACTCAACTTATTTcccccctgctcctcctccaccacctcctcctcaagaACTGTGTTCATTGTACTGGCCCTTGTAGGCCTTCCCCGGCCCCTTGCAGACTTCCTCTTTGGAGGCAGTGATACAGGAGCAACTGGCGCCGCATTCTTCTTCGTTGCGCCATGGTGCATCACCACTGGGGCTTTGTCCTCCTTCTCTTCCTTCTCTGGTTCATGAGGTTCCATGTTCTTCTTCCGCCTCCCGCGACGTGTCACCaccatggcctcctcctcctcgtccttctcTGGTTCATGAGGTTCAACGTCCTTCTTCTGCCTCCCTCGGAGCGTTGCATCCACAGCCTCCTCCATCTCTTCAATGGGCGCTGCAGCCGCATTAGCACCATTATCGAAAGCGGCAAGCCGAGCACTGGCCCTCCCCTTCGGCACTTTCTCCTCCAATGACACTGCAGCCCCTTCTATGTCTCCATCCCCAGATGCCACCTTATCCCTCTTCTGAGCCTTAACACCCTTCAATGTCGCCGAAACGAGCAAGTCCTCAGGACGAGCTCTTGATACAGCCAACTCATTTCCTCCCTTCTCTTCCACATCCTCAAGAACCATGTCGCTTGCACTAGCCTTTTTGCCACGGCCCCTTATGGACCTCATCTTCGGAGGCAATTGCGGAGGGGCGTCCGTCACCACATTCTTCTTCCTCCCTCTACGGTTTGTCAccaccggggcctcctcctcctcttccttctccggttTAGGGGGCTCCACAACATTCTTCTGCCTTCCAAAGCGCGTCACCACTGTGGCCTCCTCCTCCTTTTCCTTCTCTGGTTCAGGGGGCTGCACAGCATTCTTCTGCCTGCCACGGCGCATCACCACTGTGGCCTCCTCCTCCTTTTCCTTCTCTGGTTCAGGGGGCTGCACAACATTCTTCTGCCTGCCATGGCGTGTCACCACTGTGGCCTCCTCNNNNNNNNNNNNNNNNNNNNNNNNNNNNNNNNNNNNNNNNNNNNNNNNNNNNNNNNNNNNNNNNNNNNNNNNNNNNNNNNNNNNNNNNNNNNNNNNNNNNNNNNNNNNNNNNNNNNNNNNNNNNNNNNNNNNNNNNNNNNNNNNNNNNNNNNNNNNNNNNNNNNNNNNNNNNNNNNNNNNNNNNNNNNNNNNNNNNNNNNNNNNNNNNNNNNNNNNNNNNNNNNNNNNNNNNNNNNNNNNNNNNNNNNNNNNNNNNNNNNNNNNNNNNNNNNNNNNNNNNNNNNNNNNNNNNNNNNNNNNNNNNNNNNNNNNNNNNNNNNNNNNNNNNNNNNNNNCACGGCGTGTCACCGCTGTGgcctcctcttccttctctggTTCAGAGGGCTCCACAACATTCTTCTGCCTGCCACGGCGTGTCACCgccatggcctcctcctcctcttccttctctggTTCAGAGGGCCCCACAACATTCTTCTGCCTGCCACGGCGTGTCACCgccgtggcctcctcctcctcttccttctctggTTCAGACGGCCCCACAACATTCTTGTGTCTGCCACGGCGCGTCACCACTGTGGCCTCCTCCTTTTCCTTCTCTAGTTCAGGGGGCTGCGCAGCATTCTTCCGTCTGCCACGACGCGGCACCGCCGTGGCCTCCTCCTTATCCACCTCCTCATTCTCTGGTGCAGACGGCTCCACGGGCTTCCTCTGCTCTCCACGGCGAGGCGCCTTCACAGTCTCCATCTCAAATAGGGGCTCCGCTGCAGCCAGCTTCTGCCATCCTCCCCGGCGCGCAACCACCTGGGGCTTCTCATCCACCGCCACTCCCTCTGCCTCTGGATCTTCCTTCTGCGTGTCGGGGTGCTGGGCGGCCGGCGGCGCTTTCTTTCGTGCGCCACGGCGGGTCACCGCAGGGGGCTTCTCCTCCGCCGCAATCGGTGCCACCACCGCCGTCTGCCGCGAGGAGCGCCTGGAACTGGGGTTGGCGACAGGCTTGGGATCCGAATCAGGCGCGATGGAGACGGCGAGCACGGTTGAATCGCCGACCTTGATTAGGTCCCCATGGGAGAGCGGGGCGGGGACGGAGGGCGCGAGGGGCTTGCCGTTGAGGAGGGTGCCATTGGAGGACCCGAGATCGGAGACGGCCCAGCCGGCGCCGGGCGGCGGGAGGAACTCGATGACGAGGTGCTGCTGCGACGCGCCCCCGTCGCGCACGGCGAGATCGTTGCCCTTGACGACGCGACCGACGCGGAGGGCGGCGCCCGCGCTGCACTGCCGGGTCTCCCCCGCCCGTGGCCCCTTCTCCACCGCCAGGGCGAGCGTCGGCGGCGGAGCGGCCATTGGAGAGGGTGGGGATCGGAGGGTTTCCTGTTTTTTTTCTCCTCGCCTGTGAATGAGGTTTCAAAATCGTGGGAGGGTTCGGGCGTTTTGAGCACTTTGCAACAAATCAGGGGAGCGGAGCGGGTGCACGGGCCCGCAGGCAGCGTGCGTGAGAGAGAATACGAGGCGTTCGACCGTTAACTTCTGGGATTTGGAGGCCAAGTGCGAACTAAAGGCCACTCTCGGCTCCACGCCCTCCAAAAGCAGATTTTGGGACTCTTTTCAGCTCCACCTTCCCCAAAATCAGATTTCAGGAAACTGCAGAATCCGCCGTTTCGTTCTTTTAAAGGATTGCCGTATGAGATTGTGACATGAGTTGTATGCTGAAACGTCTATAAGACCCTTGGTTTATGTTGGTTAACCAATGCGAGTAATTTCATATTGTTATAGACGTAAATATGAACACGAAAACGATATGAACATTATAAAAGGATACATATTCCATTTACCAAGCACATCAATCAATGAAAGTTGCAATTGACATGGCATGTATACCCATAAATCCTTTTATGCAATTACATTCTAAACATTGCACAATTTGGAGGCTGCATCTCTAACTTTGGACATTTTGAGCACGAACAATTCTCTTTTTTGCAACTTGGCATGCTTTTAGAAGTTTTCACTTTTCACATGTTCTTCAAGCAAGAAGAAAGAGCATATATAGCAGCGCAACTCATCAAGCAGCAGCATGTCCAAAAGCAAAACATCAAGCCATTACAGTTAGCAACATCacatttacacacacacacacatccataTACATGCACATGCACACACCATGCTTTGCGTGCACACACGACACAGCACACAAATGAGTTGGGCAGAGGCGACCGTCAAGGAAGAGCAGTGGCGGCTCCATGAGCAAGGAATAGCAGCTCGATGAGCAAGGAGCGGCAGAAGATGGTCAATCGACTATTGTTGAGGCTTCCAATCACAACGATTGGTGGTCGAGGTGGAGGTTCTATATGGTGGGGAAGCGGTTGTACTTTCGTCACAGTCAAGACCAAGATGCATAGAGATGCCCGTGACCTCAAGATTTTGAGCTCCAAGTTGTTCAGCGATGCAAGAGTTCAGTTCACATCGCCAACGAGATCATCCTTCATCTAGATATGGCACAAGAGAGGAGGTGACTTTCGCCGGTGGAATTCAACTTGTGGAAGACGCTAAAGCAACATGTGATCGGGCTTGCGGCTGTCGGCAAGCAAGGAAACGTCAATCTTCAAGGATCACTTAGCTGCTGGCATGGGATGCAAAACACGTCATTTTTTAATGTAAAGATTTGCTCCAGGCGCTGGAAAAACTTCATACACACCTTGCAGAATGGTGATCGTGTGGCAGCCGCTCATGCCGACAAGGAGGCGACCGCCCATGATCGCTTTGGCAAGATCGTGGGATCAAGGGGACGTCGTGGTTGCACGATCACCTGGGATGAGCTGGAAATGTCGTCCATCTAAGGAGAAGGGTTGGACAACCCGTTTTACTGAAGCTGAGGTCTAGGCTGCGGTTCAGGCATCACCGAAGGAGAAGGCGTCGGGACCAGACAATTTCAATGGGGTTTTCTTTTGCTCTTGTTGGCAGATAATCAAGGCAGGTGTCATGAAGGTGTTCGATCAGTTCTATTAGCTTGCATGATCAAATTTTTGGGACATAAACATGACAATGGTGGCGCTGTTACCCAAGAAGGGTGGTGTTGCTTCCTTAACAGCTTTCAGGCCAATTAACCTTGTCCACTCCATCGCCAAGCTCATTGCAAAGGTTCTGTCCACTAGACTTACTGGCATCATTGGTGAGCTCATGTTGCCGGCACAGAGCGCCTTCATCAAGTCCAGATGCATCCTTGGTAATTATATCTACATCCAAAATTGTGTGCGCTCgttactgttggggaacacaataatttcaaataaatttctacgatcacgcaagatctatctaggtgatgcatagcaacgagaggggaagagtatgtctacgtaccatcgtagaccgaaagcgggagcgttatgacaatgcggttgatgtagtcgtacgtcttcatgattcgaccgatctcagcaccgaacgtacggcacctccgtgttcagcacacgttcatctcgatgacgtccctcgtactcttgatccagttgaggccgagggagagtttcgtcagcacgacggggtgatgacggtgatgatgaagttaccgatgcagggcttcacctaggcactacaacgatatgaccgaggtggaaatctgtggaggggggcaccgcacacggctaagacaattgtcaacttgtgtgttctagggtgccccctgcccccgtatataaaggagcaagggggaggccggccggccctcatggggcgcgctgatacgtctccaacgtatctataatttttgattgctccatgctatattatcttctgttttggacattatcgggctttattattcacttttatattatttttgggactaacctattaaccagaggcccagcccagaattgttattttttccctatttcagagtttcgcagaaaaatatcaaacggagtccaaacggaatgaaaccttcgggaacgtgattttcggaacgaacatgatctaggagacttggaccctacatcaagcaaccaacagggaagtcacgaggtagggggcgcgcctaccccccccccctaggcgcgcccttcaccctcgtgggccccctgttgctccaccgacgtactccttcctcctatatatacctacatacccccaaacgatcaaaaacggagccaaaaccctaattccaccgccgtaactttctgtatccatgagatctcatcttggggcctgttccggagctccgccggagggggcatcgatcacggagggcttctacatcagcaccatagcccctccgatgatgtgtgagttgtttacctcagaccttcgggtccatagttattagctagatggcttcttctctctttttggatctcaatacaatgttctccccctctctcatgcagatctattcgatgtaatcttcttttgcggtgtgtttgttgagaccgatgaattgtgggtttatgatcaagtttatctatgaacaatatttggatcttctgaattcttttatgtatgattggttatctttgcaagtctcttcgaattattagtttggtttggcctactagattgatctttcttgcaatgggagaagtgcttagctttgggttcaatcttgcggtgtcctttcccagtgacagtaggggcagcaaggcacgtattgtattgttgccatcgaggataacaagatgggttttttatcatattgcatgaatttatctctctacatcatgtcatcttgcttaaagcgttactctattcttatgaacttaatactctagatgcatgctggatagcggtcgatgtgtggagtaatagtagtagatgcaggcaggagtcggtctacttgtctcgaacgtgatgcctatatacatgatcatacctagatattctcataactatgctcaattctgtcaattgctcaacagtaatttgttcacccaccgtaaaatacttatgctcttgagagaagccactagtgaaacctatggcccccgggtctatcttccatcatattaatcttccaacacttagttattttcattgccttttattttactttgcatctttatcataaaaataccaaaaatattatcttatcatatctatcagatctcactctcgtaagtgaccgtgtagggattgacaaccccttatcgtgttggttgcgaggatttatttgttttgtgtaggtgcgagggactcacacgtagcctcctactggattgataccttggttctcaaaaactgagggaaatacttacgctactttgctgcatcaccctttcctcttcaagggaaaaccaatgcagtgctcaggaggtagcagcgccccaagtaggattcctactaggaatcctattcctagtaggtttccaacaagggaagagaggggaaaggaaggagaaggagagagggagaaggaaagggccccccttgcctagtccaattcggacccaagggggaggggcgtgcggcctgccctagccgcccctctctccctccactaaggcccatgaggcccattagttcccccggggggttccggtaacccttcgacACTCCAGGTTTATTCGAAACTTCTCCAGgacatttccggtgtccgaatatagtcgtccaatatatcaacctttatgtctcgaccattgagactcctcgttatgtccgtgatcacatcctggactccaaactaccttcgctacatcaaaacacataaactcataataccaatcgtcatcaaacgctaagcgtgcggaccctacgagttcgagaactatgtagacatgaccgagattcacttccggtcaataaccaatagcggaacctggatgctcatattggttcctacatattctatgaagatctttatcggtcaaaccgcataacaacatacgttgttcctgttggggaacgtagtaatttcaaaaaaaatcctacgcacacgcaagatcatggtgatgcatagcaacgagaggggagagtgttatccatgtaccctcatagactgaaagcggaagcgttagcacaacgcggttgatgtagtcgtacgtcttcacgatcccacCGATCAATTACTGAACgcgcggcacctccgagttcagcacacgttcagcccgatgacgtccctcgaactccaatccaaccgagtgttgagggagagtttcgtcagcatgacggcgtggtgacgatgatgatgttctaccgacgcagggcttcgcctaagcaccgctacggtattattgaggtggactatggtggagggggcaccgcacacgactaaaagattaaacgatcaattgttgtgtctctagggtgccccctgcccccgtatataaaggagcaagggggaggtgcggccggcctagagggggcgcgccaagatgagtcctactcctaccgggagtaggactccctcccttttccttgttggactaggagtggagagggaaagaggtggaggagaagaaggaaaggggggcgccgcccccctctccttatcctattcggactagggggaggggcacgcggcccttgccctggccgcctctgctattctccactaaggcccactatggcccatttaacccccggggggttccggtaacccctccagtactccggtaaaatcccgatttcacccggaacgcttccgatatccaaacatagtcttccaatatatcaatcttcatgtctcaaccatttcaagactcctcatcatgtccgtgatcacatccgagactccgaacaaccttcagtacatcaaaacatataaactcataatataactgtcatcgaaacgttaagcgtgcggaccctactggttcgagaactatgtagacatgaccgagacatgtctcgggtcaataaccaatagcggaacctagatgctcatattggctcctacatattctatgaagatctttatcggtcaaaccgcataacaacatacgttgttccttttgtcatcggtatgttacttgcccgagattcgatcgtcggtatctcaatacctagttcaatctcgttaccggcaagtctcattactcgttctgtaatacatcatcccgcaactaagtcattagttgcaatgcttgcaaggcttaagtgatgtgcattaccgagagggcccagagatacctctccgacaatcggagtgacaaatcctaatcccgaaatacgccaacccaacaagtaccttcggagacacctgtagagcacctttataatcacacagttacgttgtgatgtttggttgcacacaaagtgttcctccggtaaacaggagtcgcataatctcatagtcataggaacatgtataagtcatgaagaaagcaatagcaacatactaaacgatcgggtgctaagctaacggaatgggtcaagtcaatcacatcattctcctaatgatgtgatcccgttaatcaaatgacaactcatgtctatggttaggaaacataaccatctttaatcaacgagctagtcaagtagagatatactagtgacactctgtttgtctatgtattcacacatgtaccatgtttccggttaatacaattctagcatgaataataaacatttatcatgatataaggaaataaataataactttattattgcctctagggcatatttccttcagtctcccacttgcactagagtcaataatctagtttacactgtaatgattctaacacccatggagccttggtgctgatcatgttttgctcatggaagaggcttagtcaacgggtctgcaacatacagatccgtatgtatcttgcaaatttctatgtctcccacctgga
The Triticum dicoccoides isolate Atlit2015 ecotype Zavitan chromosome 3A, WEW_v2.0, whole genome shotgun sequence genome window above contains:
- the LOC119267855 gene encoding ABC transporter F family member 4-like produces the protein MAAPPPTLALAVEKGPRAGETRQCSAGAALRVGRVVKGNDLAVRDGGASQQHLVIEFLPPPGAGWAVSDLGSSNGTLLNGKPLAPSVPAPLSHGDLIKVGDSTVLAVSIAPDSDPKPVANPSSRRSSRQTAVVAPIAAEEKPPAVTRRGARKKAPPAAQHPDTQKEDPEAEGVAVDEKPQVVARRGGWQKLAAAEPLFEMETVKAPRRGEQRKPVEPSAPENEEVDKEEATAVPRRGRRKNAAQPPELEKEKEEATVVTRRGRHKNVVGPSEPEKEEEEEATAVTRRGRQKNVVGPSEPEKEEEEEAMAVTRRGRQKNVVEPSEPEKEEEATAVTRRGRQKNVVQPPEPEKEKEEEATVVMRRGRQKNAVQPPEPEKEKEEEATVVTRFGRQKNVVEPPKPEKEEEEEAPVVTNRRGRKKNVVTDAPPQLPPKMRSIRGRGKKASASDMVLEDVEEKGGNELAVSRARPEDLLVSATLKGVKAQKRDKVASGDGDIEGAAVSLEEKVPKGRASARLAAFDNGANAAAAPIEEMEEAVDATLRGRQKKDVEPHEPEKDEEEEAMVVTRRGRRKKNMEPHEPEKEEKEDKAPVVMHHGATKKNAAPVAPVSLPPKRKSARGRGRPTRASTMNTVLEEEVVEEEQGGNKLSASRARTGKPPTSTTVKKGDNAAAVDGEVKRTAKPLEEKLPKRRAVAKLAANNISYAAAAKPTEEMEEATEASHHGGQKAMEHPELENDEDVTMVTHRGERKRAAVVKRRVAGKKDVVAVMRSGRGRGRVGRTRARNNVPEEDNMVVEKENELPVPRELAGNLPVATAVNGGEDREVKGTKKAVESELPKGRASAQSSSDNKSEEEQGGADGSSRVASAQSSSDNKGGANGSSRLDSGSNGIPNTTSKYREDRKLKPYSTPFDVRLDRALKKYSA